Proteins from one Microtus pennsylvanicus isolate mMicPen1 chromosome 7, mMicPen1.hap1, whole genome shotgun sequence genomic window:
- the Rrp1b gene encoding ribosomal RNA processing protein 1 homolog B has product MAPAMQSAQLQFAQRLASSEKGVRNRAVRKLRQYLSARTQSDTGGFSQDELLKIWRGLFYCMWIQDEPLLQEELANIISQLIHVVHSSEAQHLFLQTFWQTMNREWEETTDKLQLDKYCMLIHLVLRQSFEVLKRKAWEESQIKLFLGVLMKEILSPESQSSDGVRNHLIDAYLDELSIVGGRELLADQNLKLIDPFCRIAAKTKDHALVQTIARDVFEVIIDQSAFVPEETVEEQRTKVGDSGLSTRETPEDKLACTKAVRGKKAALGECLGDGALGNRERDGCAAFKNSGSSLQFDLKAVADRLLEIANSKSTPPFNRKRLFRLIRKFRDPSEGNSAQLSFAQDVSADENGQALSRRKHRKKRKKLLERAALDKEKGNTVSLDGEEDNGGNIPKKKKKKKKSHFQAETQDLGAVIMPPADRTDLEPNNAKRQTPQAHVTGPAAEPTASIKENSSEPTPIFPTHKKRKWPRKKSLRAHREFWKSTPLSQEDVAENDPSSDRPQSSAAQVSSSEGVQRKRKRKLGAVPVNSGGLTVKKAGTPTSPSEEKDSQTTLPQCKRPQKKTVSCSLYLHDLSSQKSAILKKKKKMKLMSKLVEHNGVTESSAGQIPALESIRTLKKPLKTEDDFVKFDTHFLPKPLFFRKAKSSSAIRPQSPAVQLNKTPSSSKKVTFGLNRNMTAEFKKTDKSILVSPTGLSRVAFNPEQRPLHGVLKTPTSSPASTPTSTMKLPATTPKRRPRAADFF; this is encoded by the exons ATGGCTCCCGCCATGCAGTCGGCCCAGCTCCAGTTCGCCCAGCGGCTGGCCTCCAGCGAGAAGGGTGTCCGCAACCGCGCAGTAAGGAAGCTGCGGCAGTATCTCAGCGCGAGGACGCAGAGCGACACAG GAGGTTTCAGTCAGGATGAACTCCTAAAAATATGGAGAGGACTCTTCTACTGCATGTGGATTCAGGACGAACCCCTTCTGCAG GAGGAGCTAGCGAACATTATTTCCCAACTCATCCATGTTGTTCACAGCTCAGAGGCTC AACACCTGTTCCTTCAGACCTTCTGGCAAACCATGAACCGAGAGTGGGAAGAGACAACAGACAAGCTGCAGCTGGACAAGTACTGCATG CTGATCCACCTGGTCCTGAGGCAGTCCTTTGAAGTTCTCAAGCGGAAGGCCTGGGAAGAAAG cCAAATCAAACTTTTCCTGGGCGTCCTGATGAAGGAGATCCTGAGTCCTGAGAGTCAGTCTTCCGACGGAGTGAGAAACCACTTGATTGATGCCTATTTGGATGAGCTTTCCattgtgggagggagagag CTTTTAGCAGATCAGAACCTCAAGCTAATTGATCCATTCTGCAGAATTGCCGCCAAAACTAAGGA CCACGCACTGGTACAGACTATAGCTAGGGATGTTTTTGAAGTCATTATAGATCAGTCTGCATTTGTACCTGAAGAGACTGTGGAGGAGCAGAGAACCAAAGTGGGTGACAGTGGCCTCTCTACCCGAGAGACCCCTGAAGACAAGCTGGCCTGTACAAAAGCAGTCCGCGGGAAGAAGGCTG CACTGGGTGAATGCCTCGGAGATGGAGCCCTTGGCAACAGAGAAAGAGATGGCTGTGCAGCATTCAAGAATTCAGGGTCATCTCTCCAG TTTGACTTAAAGGCTGTTGCTGATCGACTCTTGGAAATAGCCAACTCAAAGAGCACCCCTCCCTTCAACCGGAAGCGGCTCTTCAGACTGATCAGAAA GTTCCGGGACCCCTCTGAAG GCAATAGTGCTCAACTCAGTTTTGCTCAGGACGTTAGTGCTGATGAAAATGGTCAAGCCCTCAGTCGGAGGaagcacaggaagaaaagaaagaagcttttAGAGAGAGCTGCCTTGGACAAGGAGAAAG GAAACACAGTCTCTCTTGATGGTGAAGAGGACAATGGAGGCAACATtcccaagaagaaaaagaaaaagaagaagagccACTTTCAGGCTGAGACTCAGGACCTGGGTGCTGTTATCATGCCCCCAGCAGATAGAACTGACCTTGAGCCCAACAATGCCAAGAGGCAGACCCCACAGGCACATGTGACTGGGCCTGCAGCAGAGCCCACAGCTAGCATCAAAGAGAACAGCTCCGAGCCAACACCCATCTTTCCCACTCACAAGAAAAGGAAGTGGCCAAGAAAGAAGAGCCTGAGGGCCCACAGAGAGTTTTGGAAATCTACCCCTTTGTCTCAGGAGGATGTAGCAGAGAATGATCCTAGCAGTGACCGGCCCCAGAGCTCTGCTGCCCAAGTTTCTTCCTCAGAAGGTGTCCAACGGAAGAGGAAACGGAAACTCGGGGCTGTCCCTGTCAATAGTGGTGGCTTGACTGTGAAGAAGGCAGGCACCCCAACAAGCCCTAGTGAAGAGAAAGATAGCCAGACCACCCTGCCCCAGTGCAAGAGGCCACAGAAGAAAACAGTGTCCTGCAGTCTTTACCTCCATGATCTGTCCAGTCAAAAAtcagcaattttaaaaaagaagaagaaaatgaagctgaTGTCAAAGTTGGTGGAACACAACGGAGTGACTGAGTCCAGCGCCGGGCAGATCCCAGCTCTG GAAAGCATCAGGACTCTGAAAAAGCCGCTGAAAACGGAGGATGACTTTGTGAAGTTTGACACCCACTTCTTACCAAAGCCCCTGTTCTTCAGGAAAGCAAAAAGCAGCTCTGCCATCCGTCCCCAAAGTCCTGCTGTCCAG CTGAATAAAACACCCTCCAGCTCCAAGAAAGTCACCTTTGGATTGAATAGAAACATGACTGCAG AATTTAAGAAGACAGACAAGAGTATCCTGGTCAGCCCCACAGGCCTCTCCAGAGTGGCCTTTAACCCTGAGCAGAGGCCGCTGCATGGAGTGCTGAAGACGCCAACCAGCTCCCCTGCCAGCACTCCTACGTCAACCATGAAGCTACCAGCCACCACTCCGAAAAGAAGGCCAAGGGCTGCGGACTTTTTCTGA